One part of the Rutidosis leptorrhynchoides isolate AG116_Rl617_1_P2 chromosome 1, CSIRO_AGI_Rlap_v1, whole genome shotgun sequence genome encodes these proteins:
- the LOC139886193 gene encoding inositol diphosphatase DSP1-like, producing MMKLNQQELNQQERDTYQTIEVVNSVMKLSTLATDNFDSNGEELYTPPLNFSMVDNGIYRSGFPDIANFSFLKTLGLRSIVYMCPEPYPEHNIEFLKANEIQLFQFGIEGTKEPFVNIPEETIREALKVVLDVRNHPLLIHCKRGKHRTGCLVGCLRKIQRWCLTSIFDEYQRFAAAKARVSDQRFLELFDASGYKDIPPSPCSCSRR from the exons atgatgaaattaaaccaGCAAGAACTCAACCAACAGGAACGTGACACGTATCAAACAATCGAAGTCGTTAATTCTGTAATGAAATTATCAACTTTGGCGACAGATAATTTTGATTCAAATGGCGAAGAGCTTTACACACCTCCACTCAATTTCTCAATGGTTGATAACGGTATTTATCGTTCTGGATTCCCAGATATCGCCAATTTCTCGTTTCTTAAAACCCTAGGTTTACGCTCCATTGT ATATATGTGTCCAGAACCGTATCCGGAGCATAACATTGAGTTTTTGAAAGCTAATGAGATTCAGTTGTTTCAGTTTGGAATTGAAGGGACTAAG GAACCTTTTGTTAATATCCCTGAAGAGACGATACGTGAAGCGTTAAAAGTTGTTCTAG ATGTTAGAAATCACCCCTTGTTGATTCATTGCAAAAGAGGCAAG CATCGAACTGGTTGTCTAGTGGGATGTTTGAGAAAAATTCAAAGATGGTGTCTAACGTCTATATTTGATGAGTACCAAAGGTTTGCAGCTGCAAAGGCTCGAGTTTCAGATCAAAGGTTTTTAGAGCTGTTTGATGCCTCTGGATATAAAGACATACCACCAAGTCCATGCTCATGTTCTAGGAGATAA